The following proteins are co-located in the Streptobacillus canis genome:
- a CDS encoding YebC/PmpR family DNA-binding transcriptional regulator, with protein MGRHGTIAGRKEAQDRKRASAFTKYVRLITVAAREGADPDYNVALKHAIEKAKSINMPNDNIQRAIKKGSGADGGAGFESLNYEGYGPGGVAIIVEILTDNRNRTASSVKSSFDKNGGNLGTPGCVSYMFERKGEIIIEKTPTSDEDELMMVSLDAGMDDMKDYDDSFYITTPTENYDAVLNAVKDAGYSIVESDIAYVPSIEVETLSPEDLEKLNKLIDVLEDNDDVQKVHHNYTGE; from the coding sequence ATGGGAAGACACGGTACTATAGCAGGTCGTAAAGAGGCTCAAGATAGAAAGAGAGCATCTGCATTCACAAAATACGTTAGATTAATAACTGTAGCGGCAAGAGAAGGTGCAGATCCAGACTACAACGTGGCATTAAAACATGCAATTGAAAAAGCAAAAAGCATAAATATGCCAAACGATAATATTCAGAGAGCAATTAAGAAAGGATCAGGAGCTGATGGTGGAGCTGGATTTGAAAGCTTAAACTATGAAGGTTATGGTCCAGGTGGTGTTGCTATTATAGTTGAAATACTTACAGATAATAGAAATAGAACTGCTTCAAGCGTTAAATCATCTTTTGATAAAAATGGTGGAAATCTTGGAACTCCAGGATGTGTATCATACATGTTTGAAAGAAAAGGAGAAATTATCATTGAAAAAACTCCTACTTCTGATGAAGATGAATTAATGATGGTATCATTAGATGCTGGAATGGATGATATGAAAGATTATGATGATAGCTTCTATATTACTACTCCTACAGAAAATTATGATGCAGTACTTAATGCTGTAAAAGATGCTGGATATTCTATTGTGGAATCTGATATTGCATATGTTCCTTCTATAGAAGTTGAAACATTATCACCTGAAGATTTAGAAAAATTAAATAAATTAATAGATGTTCTAGAAGATAATGATGATGTACAAAAAGTACATCACAATTATACAGGAGAATAA
- a CDS encoding HIT family protein, whose protein sequence is MCLICERIEMIKNKNNPYFVKELKTGYVVIGDNQHFYGYTLFLYKEHGEITELFHLEKEIQSKFLEEMTLVAKAVSIAFEAEKMNYELLGNGDAHVHWHLYPRKVGDLGEYGHNGKGPVWWYPMEKMYSDENRPTKQELEEIKQKLLIELKKLI, encoded by the coding sequence ATGTGTTTAATTTGTGAAAGAATTGAAATGATTAAAAACAAAAATAATCCATATTTTGTAAAAGAATTAAAAACAGGTTATGTTGTCATTGGAGATAATCAACATTTTTATGGTTATACTTTATTTTTATATAAAGAACATGGAGAAATTACTGAGTTATTTCATTTAGAAAAAGAAATACAGTCTAAATTTTTAGAAGAGATGACTTTAGTTGCTAAAGCAGTTTCAATTGCTTTTGAAGCTGAAAAAATGAACTATGAATTATTAGGGAATGGCGATGCTCATGTTCATTGGCATCTTTATCCTAGAAAAGTAGGAGATTTAGGAGAATATGGACATAATGGTAAAGGACCAGTATGGTGGTATCCAATGGAAAAAATGTATAGTGATGAAAATAGACCAACTAAACAAGAATTAGAAGAAATTAAACAAAAATTATTAATAGAATTAAAAAAGTTAATTTAA
- the disA gene encoding DNA integrity scanning diadenylate cyclase DisA, translating to MIGKDEEKVYEQIFKIVAPGQPLRVAIEKIQEASLGGLIILASLEDMEEYVDGGFRLDTTFTPQKVYELAKMDGAVLISEDLKIIHGANIQLQPDKNIETSESGTRHRTADRIAKLTGNTVITISERRKRITVYKGNFKHTLELIGDLLIKSSQAIMSLEKYAVSVNKYMENLTISEFENTVLLEEVIAGLRHFYLMFTMDKEVRQYIMELGTEGRLVELQHHEIMANQKNNLINFIKDYSRKNKNSEKMFTDLMELSKDDIRDDIKLAKVLGYDLKQDLIDENLFPRGYRILSTANKLTKKDVENLVENFKNLGDILNANYDEIYSIKGMGKFKTERVLRLRERYRHLL from the coding sequence ATGATAGGTAAAGATGAAGAAAAAGTATATGAACAAATATTTAAAATAGTAGCACCTGGTCAACCTTTAAGAGTTGCAATAGAAAAAATTCAAGAAGCTTCTTTAGGAGGATTAATAATTTTAGCATCGCTTGAAGACATGGAAGAATATGTTGATGGTGGATTTAGATTAGATACAACATTCACACCACAAAAAGTTTATGAGTTAGCAAAAATGGATGGTGCAGTTTTAATATCAGAAGATTTAAAAATAATACATGGTGCTAATATCCAATTACAACCTGATAAAAATATAGAAACTTCTGAAAGTGGAACTAGACATAGAACTGCAGATAGGATTGCAAAACTTACTGGAAATACTGTAATTACAATTTCTGAAAGAAGAAAAAGAATAACTGTATATAAGGGTAATTTTAAACATACACTTGAATTGATTGGTGATCTTTTAATTAAATCATCACAAGCTATAATGTCATTAGAAAAATATGCTGTTTCAGTTAACAAATATATGGAGAATTTAACTATTTCAGAATTTGAGAATACTGTATTACTTGAAGAAGTAATTGCTGGTTTAAGACATTTTTATTTAATGTTTACAATGGATAAAGAAGTAAGACAATATATTATGGAACTTGGTACAGAGGGACGTTTAGTTGAATTACAACACCATGAGATTATGGCAAATCAAAAAAATAATTTAATTAACTTTATTAAAGATTATAGTAGAAAAAATAAAAATTCAGAAAAAATGTTTACTGATTTAATGGAATTATCGAAAGATGATATTAGAGATGATATTAAGCTTGCTAAAGTTTTAGGTTATGATTTAAAACAAGATTTAATTGATGAAAATTTATTCCCAAGAGGGTATAGAATTCTAAGCACTGCAAATAAATTAACAAAGAAAGATGTTGAAAATCTAGTTGAAAACTTTAAAAATTTAGGCGATATTTTAAATGCTAATTATGATGAAATATATAGCATAAAAGGTATGGGTAAATTTAAAACAGAAAGAGTATTAAGACTTAGAGAAAGATATAGACATTTATTATAA
- the radA gene encoding DNA repair protein RadA, which yields MANKKIRYVCSECGNTTLKWIGKCPVCDSWGTIEEELEIKVPTLKQNKDIELTNITEIKFEKEFRIKTRYSEFDRVLGGGLTQGEVVLITGNPGIGKSTFLLQLSNEYAQNNKVLYISGEESTKQIKDRAQRIGVNSKSIFLLSETNLENIEAAISKSKPKVVIIDSIQTIYSETVSSVPGSVSQIRDCALKLIELAKTNDISFYIVGHVTKDGKLAGPKLLEHMVDAVLSFEGDENNYYRIIRSIKNRYGSTNEISIFDMKEDGIEEIKNPSEFFISERDEKNVGSIITTSIEGSRVILFEIQTLAMPLKFGLPKRIIEGYDRNRVEILIAVLSKTLSLDLGINDIYLNIPGGIELKDQAADLAIVLSLISTIKNFEISQKIAAIGEIGLRGELRKVSFIKKRIKELEKLGFKGVYIPKAHQMELENFDTKLKLSYINNISELVERL from the coding sequence ATGGCGAATAAAAAGATTAGATATGTTTGTTCAGAATGTGGAAATACTACATTAAAATGGATAGGGAAATGCCCGGTTTGTGATAGTTGGGGAACCATAGAAGAAGAATTAGAAATAAAAGTGCCTACTTTAAAACAAAATAAAGATATTGAATTAACAAATATAACTGAGATTAAATTTGAAAAAGAATTTAGAATAAAAACAAGATATTCAGAGTTTGATAGAGTTTTGGGTGGAGGATTAACACAGGGAGAAGTTGTGTTAATAACTGGAAATCCAGGGATAGGAAAATCAACATTTTTATTACAACTTTCAAATGAATATGCTCAAAATAACAAGGTTCTATATATTTCTGGAGAAGAGTCAACTAAACAGATAAAAGATAGAGCTCAAAGAATAGGGGTAAACTCTAAATCAATATTTTTATTAAGTGAAACAAATTTAGAGAATATTGAAGCAGCAATTTCAAAATCAAAACCAAAAGTAGTAATAATAGATTCAATACAAACAATTTATTCTGAAACTGTATCTTCAGTGCCTGGTTCAGTTTCTCAAATAAGAGATTGTGCTCTAAAATTAATTGAGTTAGCTAAAACAAATGATATTTCTTTCTATATAGTTGGGCATGTAACTAAGGATGGAAAACTTGCTGGCCCTAAATTATTAGAACATATGGTCGATGCAGTTTTATCATTTGAAGGTGATGAAAATAATTATTATAGAATTATAAGAAGTATTAAAAATAGATATGGTTCTACAAATGAAATATCAATATTTGATATGAAAGAAGATGGAATTGAAGAAATAAAAAACCCTTCAGAATTTTTTATTTCAGAAAGAGATGAAAAGAATGTTGGAAGTATTATTACAACTTCAATTGAAGGTTCTAGAGTTATTCTATTTGAAATTCAAACTCTAGCAATGCCATTAAAATTTGGATTACCGAAAAGAATAATTGAAGGATATGATAGAAATAGAGTAGAGATATTAATTGCAGTATTATCAAAAACTTTATCATTAGATTTAGGAATTAATGATATATATTTAAATATTCCAGGTGGTATTGAATTAAAAGATCAAGCTGCAGATTTAGCGATAGTATTATCATTAATATCTACAATTAAAAACTTTGAGATTAGTCAAAAAATTGCAGCAATTGGCGAAATTGGATTAAGAGGAGAATTAAGAAAAGTATCATTTATAAAGAAAAGAATTAAAGAATTAGAGAAACTAGGGTTTAAAGGAGTATATATTCCTAAAGCTCATCAGATGGAATTGGAAAATTTCGATACAAAACTTAAATTAAGCTATATTAATAACATTAGTGAGTTAGTGGAAAGGTTGTGA
- the coaD gene encoding pantetheine-phosphate adenylyltransferase, with translation MNTKVIYPGSFDPITKGHLDIIRRSSKLFDELIIGVFINSSKKQWFSTDERVQLINKVLEKENVTNVKVVQFSGLLVDYIKNENIDILVRGLRAVSDYEYELQVTLTNEALTLKPFETIFLTASREYLYLSSSIVKEIALNDGELSGFVPKVIIPDIKEKVKRIKNGE, from the coding sequence ATGAATACTAAAGTTATTTATCCAGGAAGTTTTGATCCAATTACTAAGGGTCACTTAGATATTATTAGAAGAAGTTCAAAATTATTTGATGAATTAATAATTGGAGTATTTATAAATTCATCAAAAAAACAATGGTTTAGTACTGATGAAAGAGTTCAATTAATAAATAAAGTACTTGAAAAAGAAAATGTAACAAATGTAAAGGTGGTACAATTTTCAGGATTACTTGTAGATTATATTAAAAACGAGAATATTGATATATTAGTTAGAGGTTTAAGAGCAGTATCTGATTATGAATATGAGTTACAAGTTACACTTACAAATGAAGCACTAACATTAAAACCGTTTGAAACTATATTTTTGACAGCTTCTAGAGAGTATCTTTATTTAAGTTCTAGTATAGTAAAAGAAATAGCATTAAATGATGGGGAATTGTCAGGATTTGTTCCAAAAGTAATAATACCTGACATAAAAGAAAAGGTAAAGAGGATAAAGAATGGCGAATAA
- the rnc gene encoding ribonuclease III, whose protein sequence is MKKMDFEELMSKINYTFKNKKLLLEALTHSSYINEHNSPNIKDNERLEFLGDSVMDLITTEYIYRNNTKSTEGELSKIKSQIISETVFATISRDLNLGNYIFLSNGENISGGRERNSVLGDVFEAMVGAIYLDSDFPTTREVVLKLLESKINNLDKIEWVSDYKSALQEITQLKYKVTPVYTVLNEIGPDHDKTFEVEVSVENRVYGKGIAKSKKMAEKIAAKQAIEKLNKEQ, encoded by the coding sequence ATGAAAAAAATGGATTTTGAAGAGTTAATGTCCAAAATTAATTACACTTTTAAAAATAAGAAGCTTCTATTAGAAGCTCTTACTCATAGTTCATATATTAATGAACATAATTCACCAAACATTAAAGATAATGAAAGATTAGAGTTTTTAGGAGATTCTGTAATGGATTTAATCACAACAGAATATATTTATAGAAACAACACTAAAAGTACAGAAGGTGAATTATCAAAAATAAAAAGTCAAATAATCAGTGAAACAGTATTTGCAACTATTTCAAGAGACTTAAACTTAGGAAACTATATTTTCTTAAGTAATGGGGAAAATATTTCTGGAGGAAGAGAAAGAAATTCTGTGTTAGGTGATGTTTTTGAAGCAATGGTTGGAGCTATATATCTAGATTCAGATTTTCCAACTACAAGAGAAGTGGTTTTAAAATTATTGGAATCTAAGATAAACAATTTAGATAAAATTGAATGGGTTTCAGATTATAAGTCAGCTCTACAGGAAATCACACAACTAAAATATAAAGTAACACCTGTTTATACAGTTCTAAATGAAATAGGACCAGATCATGACAAAACATTTGAAGTTGAAGTAAGTGTTGAAAATAGAGTTTATGGTAAAGGTATTGCAAAAAGTAAAAAAATGGCAGAAAAGATTGCTGCAAAACAAGCTATAGAGAAATTAAATAAGGAGCAATAG
- a CDS encoding acyl carrier protein, giving the protein MFEEIREIILDQLDIESKDITLESKIVEDFGADSLDLIELSSTIAEKYGFEVTKDEIKEIKTVNDLIKIVEEKRVK; this is encoded by the coding sequence ATGTTTGAAGAAATTAGAGAAATAATACTAGACCAATTAGATATAGAGAGTAAAGATATAACATTAGAATCAAAAATAGTTGAAGATTTTGGAGCAGATTCATTAGATTTAATTGAATTATCATCAACTATAGCAGAAAAATATGGATTTGAAGTAACAAAAGACGAGATTAAAGAAATTAAAACAGTAAATGATTTAATAAAAATTGTTGAGGAGAAAAGAGTAAAATAA
- a CDS encoding YjjG family noncanonical pyrimidine nucleotidase, translating into MYKILLFDLDNTLLDFDQAEENALNEFLKEEGIENIEEFKAFYKPENKKLWEKLEKKLITREELVNTRFAISFKHFGIDRDGKELSIKYTKKIGKQGVEIEGASEFLEKIKDDYDIYAATNGITEIQNNRLKNANITKYLKKVYISQELGHGKPSKEFFEYLEKDLGFEKKEVLMIGDSLSADILGANNYGIDSIWFNNKNSENNTGIEPTYEAHNFDDILNILKYCKN; encoded by the coding sequence ATGTATAAAATATTATTATTTGATTTAGATAATACATTACTTGATTTTGATCAAGCTGAAGAAAATGCACTAAATGAATTTTTAAAAGAAGAAGGTATAGAAAACATAGAAGAATTCAAAGCATTCTATAAACCTGAGAATAAGAAATTATGGGAAAAATTAGAAAAGAAACTTATAACAAGAGAAGAACTTGTAAATACAAGATTTGCGATTTCATTTAAGCATTTTGGTATAGATAGAGACGGTAAAGAACTTTCAATTAAATATACAAAAAAAATTGGTAAACAGGGAGTAGAAATTGAAGGAGCAAGTGAATTTCTAGAAAAAATTAAAGATGATTACGATATTTATGCAGCTACAAATGGGATAACAGAGATACAAAATAATAGATTAAAAAATGCAAATATTACAAAGTATTTAAAAAAAGTATATATATCACAAGAACTTGGACATGGTAAACCATCAAAAGAATTTTTTGAGTATCTAGAAAAAGATTTAGGATTTGAAAAAAAAGAGGTATTGATGATAGGTGATAGTTTAAGTGCAGATATTTTAGGTGCGAATAATTATGGTATTGATTCAATATGGTTTAATAATAAAAATTCAGAAAATAACACAGGTATTGAACCAACGTATGAAGCGCATAATTTTGATGATATTTTAAACATCTTAAAATATTGTAAGAACTAA
- a CDS encoding glycogen synthase: MKIVYVASEVYPFFKTGGLADVLQALPKKMGELGHNVSVIMPKYDKIPLKFLEKMEFVSRTEINGEIFNLVKYNGDDKINYYFIENRNFYERGRVYGDLDEDYQYTLFCEATLIFLKNINLQANILHCNDWQTGPLPYFLKERYKHDPFYWDMRVVFSIHNLMYQGRFNNYSFDKLGYYRNANLLNFMEIGISYADLVNTVSPSYAEEIKYPYFAEGLEWLTTYKKIYGILNGIDYEIYNPMTNKNIIHFDVENVEKKIENKRKVQEMFDLPKDDTILITLISRLVEGKGIDLVTSKIEEILKHDSVQFVLLGAGSKYYEDYYQYLEYKYPNKFKAYIGYSEEVADLLYAGADLFLMPSRYEPCGLSQMIAMRYGTIPLVRETGGLRDTVKAYNEYNDEGNGFSFTNFNADDMLNTIRYAEHIYYDKKDVWKKLVKRNMLINNSWDKSAKEYEKIYEIAKMTP; encoded by the coding sequence ATGAAAATTGTATATGTTGCATCAGAAGTCTACCCGTTTTTTAAAACGGGTGGACTTGCAGATGTTTTGCAGGCATTACCAAAAAAAATGGGAGAATTAGGTCATAATGTTTCAGTAATTATGCCAAAATATGATAAAATTCCATTGAAATTTTTAGAAAAAATGGAATTTGTAAGTAGAACTGAAATAAATGGCGAAATATTTAATTTAGTAAAATATAATGGTGATGATAAAATAAACTACTATTTTATAGAAAATAGAAATTTTTATGAAAGAGGAAGAGTATATGGAGATTTAGATGAAGATTATCAATATACTCTGTTTTGTGAAGCAACTCTTATTTTTCTAAAAAATATAAATTTACAAGCTAATATTTTACATTGTAATGATTGGCAAACAGGTCCATTACCGTATTTTCTTAAAGAAAGATATAAACATGATCCATTTTATTGGGATATGAGAGTTGTATTTTCAATACATAACTTAATGTATCAAGGAAGATTTAATAATTATTCTTTTGATAAGTTAGGATATTATAGAAACGCTAATTTATTGAATTTTATGGAAATAGGTATTTCATATGCAGATTTAGTAAATACAGTAAGTCCAAGTTATGCAGAAGAAATTAAATATCCATATTTTGCAGAAGGTCTTGAATGGTTAACAACATATAAGAAAATATATGGAATATTAAATGGAATTGACTATGAAATATATAATCCTATGACCAATAAAAATATAATACATTTTGATGTTGAAAATGTTGAAAAAAAAATAGAAAATAAAAGAAAAGTACAAGAAATGTTTGATTTACCTAAAGATGACACTATTTTAATTACTTTAATTTCTAGATTAGTTGAAGGAAAAGGGATAGATTTAGTAACATCAAAAATAGAAGAAATATTAAAGCATGATTCAGTACAATTTGTTTTACTTGGAGCTGGTTCAAAATATTATGAAGATTATTATCAATATCTTGAATATAAATATCCAAATAAATTTAAAGCATATATAGGATATTCAGAAGAAGTTGCTGATTTACTATATGCAGGAGCCGACTTATTTTTAATGCCATCAAGATATGAACCATGTGGTCTATCTCAAATGATAGCTATGAGATATGGTACAATACCGTTGGTAAGAGAAACAGGTGGTTTAAGAGATACAGTAAAAGCATATAATGAATATAATGATGAAGGTAATGGATTCTCATTTACTAATTTTAATGCTGATGATATGTTAAATACTATTAGATATGCAGAACATATTTATTATGATAAAAAAGATGTATGGAAAAAATTAGTTAAAAGAAATATGCTAATTAATAATTCGTGGGATAAATCAGCTAAAGAATATGAAAAAATTTATGAAATAGCAAAAATGACACCATAA
- a CDS encoding glucose-1-phosphate adenylyltransferase, which yields MEVLAMILAGGRGSRLDILSEERVKPSVPFAGKFRIIDFTLSNCSNSGIYDVALLTQYLPLSLNEHIGSGKPWDFDRRDSSITLLQPHESLRGQSWYQGTADAIRQNLAFIKSKAPKYVLILSGDHIYKMNYAWMLEEHKRNNAELTIAAINVPYDEASRFGIFEVDENRKILSFEEKPEHPKSNFASMGIYIFNTETLIKYIEESDIPDLDFGKHIIPKLIEDQRGVFVHYYDSYWMDVGTYDSYLEANLDLIKKSEEVGINLYDSKWKIYTRSEDMAPVRIGVTGSVLNSLICNGCKIEGRVENSVLGPGVTIRKGATVRNSIIFSNTYIDENTHLDTVILDKNVYVGKNSLIGHGDDYKPNMEKPDLLFKGISVIGKGAKLGNSTIVERNVRIFSKVELLNEGNYIHSGETIKK from the coding sequence ATGGAAGTATTGGCAATGATTTTAGCTGGTGGCCGTGGTTCTAGGTTAGATATTCTTTCAGAAGAAAGAGTTAAACCAAGTGTTCCTTTTGCTGGTAAATTTAGAATAATAGATTTTACATTAAGTAATTGTTCTAATTCAGGTATTTATGATGTTGCATTGTTAACTCAGTATTTACCTTTATCATTAAATGAACATATTGGATCAGGTAAACCATGGGATTTCGATAGAAGAGACTCAAGCATTACATTATTACAACCACATGAAAGTTTAAGAGGGCAATCTTGGTATCAAGGTACTGCAGATGCTATAAGACAAAATTTAGCTTTTATTAAAAGTAAAGCTCCTAAATATGTATTAATTCTATCTGGAGATCACATTTATAAAATGAACTATGCTTGGATGTTAGAAGAGCATAAAAGAAATAATGCAGAATTAACAATAGCTGCTATTAATGTACCGTATGATGAAGCATCAAGATTTGGAATCTTTGAAGTAGATGAAAATCGTAAGATTTTAAGTTTTGAGGAAAAACCAGAACATCCTAAGAGTAATTTTGCTTCTATGGGTATTTATATATTTAATACAGAAACTTTAATTAAATATATTGAAGAAAGTGATATCCCTGATTTAGATTTTGGTAAACATATAATTCCAAAATTAATAGAAGATCAAAGAGGAGTATTTGTACATTATTATGATTCATATTGGATGGATGTAGGAACTTATGACTCATATCTAGAAGCAAACTTAGATTTAATAAAAAAATCTGAAGAAGTTGGAATAAACTTATATGATTCAAAATGGAAAATATATACAAGAAGTGAAGACATGGCTCCAGTAAGAATCGGGGTTACAGGTAGTGTTTTAAATTCATTAATTTGTAATGGATGTAAGATTGAAGGTAGAGTAGAAAATTCAGTTTTAGGACCTGGAGTTACTATAAGAAAAGGTGCTACAGTTAGAAACAGTATCATTTTTTCAAACACATATATAGATGAAAATACACATCTAGATACAGTTATATTAGATAAAAATGTATATGTTGGAAAAAATTCATTAATAGGTCATGGAGATGATTATAAACCAAATATGGAAAAACCAGATTTATTATTTAAAGGTATAAGTGTAATTGGAAAAGGAGCTAAACTTGGAAATAGCACTATAGTTGAAAGAAATGTTAGAATTTTTTCAAAAGTTGAATTATTAAATGAAGGAAACTATATACATAGTGGAGAAACAATTAAGAAATAA
- the miaB gene encoding tRNA (N6-isopentenyl adenosine(37)-C2)-methylthiotransferase MiaB, with translation MKKATVITYGCQMNVNESAKIKKIFQNMGYEVVDEIDDCDAVFLNTCTVREGAATQIYGKLGEVIELKRKKGTIIGITGCFAQEAGFELIKKFPMIDIVMGNQNIGRIPDAIEKILNHESQHEVYTDNEDELPPRLDADFGSDKTASISISYGCDKRCSFCIVPYVRGKERSVPMEDILLDVKHYLKKGAKEIVLLGQNVNAYGKKFKNGDTFAKLLDEICKIEGDYIVRFTSPHPRDFTDDVIDVIAKNEKIARCIHMPLQSGSTNILKKMIRGYTKEQFIELASKIKDRIPGASLTTDIIVGFPGETDEDFQDTLDVVEKVGFENAFIFMYSIRRGTRAATMEGQVSEEVKKERLLKLNNLQDRCAYKESIKYLDKVVRVLVEGPSKKNKDMLTGRTSTNKVVLFKGEDKLYTGRFVNVKINECKTWTLYGEII, from the coding sequence ATGAAGAAAGCAACAGTAATTACTTATGGTTGTCAAATGAATGTAAATGAAAGTGCAAAAATTAAAAAAATATTTCAAAATATGGGATATGAAGTAGTTGATGAAATAGATGATTGTGATGCAGTATTTTTAAATACTTGTACTGTAAGAGAAGGGGCGGCAACACAAATATATGGAAAATTAGGTGAAGTAATAGAATTAAAAAGAAAAAAAGGTACTATAATTGGAATTACAGGTTGTTTTGCTCAAGAAGCTGGATTTGAACTTATAAAAAAATTCCCAATGATTGATATTGTAATGGGAAATCAAAATATAGGGCGTATTCCTGATGCTATAGAAAAAATTTTAAATCACGAAAGTCAACATGAAGTATATACAGATAATGAAGATGAATTACCTCCAAGACTTGATGCTGATTTTGGTAGTGATAAAACAGCTTCGATTTCAATTAGCTATGGATGTGACAAACGTTGTAGTTTTTGCATAGTTCCATATGTAAGAGGAAAAGAGAGATCTGTGCCGATGGAAGACATATTACTAGATGTAAAACATTATTTAAAAAAAGGTGCAAAAGAAATAGTACTTTTAGGACAAAATGTAAATGCATATGGGAAGAAATTCAAAAATGGAGATACATTTGCAAAATTATTAGATGAAATATGTAAGATTGAAGGAGATTATATAGTAAGATTTACTTCTCCTCATCCAAGAGATTTTACAGATGATGTAATTGATGTTATTGCTAAAAATGAAAAAATTGCTAGATGTATTCATATGCCTTTACAATCAGGATCTACAAATATCTTAAAAAAGATGATAAGAGGGTATACAAAAGAACAATTTATAGAACTTGCGTCTAAAATTAAAGATAGAATACCTGGAGCTTCTTTAACAACTGATATAATAGTTGGATTTCCAGGAGAAACTGATGAAGACTTCCAAGATACTTTAGATGTAGTAGAAAAAGTTGGTTTTGAAAATGCATTTATATTTATGTATTCAATAAGAAGAGGTACCAGAGCAGCTACAATGGAAGGACAAGTATCTGAAGAAGTAAAAAAAGAAAGATTATTAAAATTGAACAACCTACAAGATAGATGTGCATATAAGGAAAGTATAAAATATTTAGATAAAGTTGTAAGAGTTTTAGTAGAAGGGCCAAGCAAAAAGAATAAAGATATGTTAACAGGAAGAACATCAACTAATAAAGTTGTCTTATTTAAAGGTGAAGATAAACTTTATACAGGACGTTTTGTAAATGTAAAAATAAATGAATGCAAAACATGGACTTTGTACGGTGAAATTATATAA
- a CDS encoding formate/nitrite transporter family protein, giving the protein MLKTQKELIDYVVHATEKRMKKPFVKLALLSILGGMFIAFGSVGNIITVANLIDTNAGIAKFFGASVFPVGLIGIVLLGLELFTSNCMMTLGYAEGKISLIKMLKILSIVWIFNLVGSLFIAYISYRTHTLSDAGVTFLSHLAEHKVHTSAFDLVLKGILCNVLVCGASLLGYISNDGISKIFGIWFPIMLFIILGYDHVVANMLYLPLALMYSAEGVTLLNVMYNFLFVTIGNFIGGGLVIGLTLWYCHKD; this is encoded by the coding sequence ATGTTAAAAACACAAAAAGAGTTAATTGATTATGTTGTACATGCGACAGAAAAAAGAATGAAAAAACCATTTGTAAAACTTGCATTACTTTCAATTCTAGGAGGTATGTTTATTGCTTTTGGTTCAGTTGGAAATATTATTACAGTAGCTAATTTAATTGACACAAATGCTGGTATTGCAAAATTTTTTGGGGCATCAGTATTCCCAGTTGGATTAATAGGAATAGTGTTATTAGGTTTAGAATTATTTACAAGTAATTGTATGATGACTTTAGGTTATGCAGAAGGTAAAATAAGTTTAATTAAAATGTTAAAAATATTATCAATAGTTTGGATATTTAACTTAGTAGGATCTCTATTTATAGCATATATATCATATAGAACACACACATTAAGTGATGCTGGTGTAACTTTTCTTTCACATCTTGCTGAACATAAAGTTCATACATCTGCATTTGATTTAGTATTAAAAGGGATTTTATGTAATGTATTAGTTTGTGGGGCTAGTTTACTAGGGTATATATCAAATGATGGAATATCTAAAATATTTGGAATTTGGTTTCCAATAATGTTATTTATAATACTTGGATATGATCACGTTGTAGCAAATATGCTATATTTACCTTTAGCATTAATGTATAGTGCAGAAGGTGTAACATTATTAAATGTAATGTATAACTTTTTATTTGTAACAATAGGAAACTTTATAGGTGGAGGATTAGTAATTGGTCTTACACTATGGTATTGTCATAAAGATTAG